In Xiphophorus maculatus strain JP 163 A chromosome 18, X_maculatus-5.0-male, whole genome shotgun sequence, a single genomic region encodes these proteins:
- the LOC102229517 gene encoding SH3 domain-binding glutamic acid-rich protein isoform X3 produces the protein MVIKVFLATSSGSTAIKKKQQDVVGFLEALKVEYAELDIACNEQNRMWMRQNVPEEKKPSNGIPLPPQIFNEESYCGDYDTFFDAKEDNTVYAFLGLPPPPGSKEALQAEKEHIMQNGTQAEGNPDDSKHNGDAQGEEEGQAGDEEEGEDGRADDEATELETSRGEEEEAAAEEETDEEAQEEEDEEQEDEQLHSQEEEELQQLEQDQDEQGSEEEEEDTELQEEEEEAE, from the exons ATGGTAATCAAAGTTTTCCTCGCCACTTCCTCTGGATCGACAGCG atcaaaaagaaacagcaagaTGTGGTCGGCTTCCTGGAGGCTCTGAAAGTGGAATACGCTGAGCTGGACATCGCCTGCAACGAGCAGAACCGCATGTGGATGAGGCAAAATGTCCCAGAGGAGAAGAAGCCCTCCAACGGCATCCCACTCCCTCCACAGATTTTCAATGAGGAGAGCTACTGTGGG GattatgacacattttttgACGCAAAGGAAGACAACACGGTGTATGCTTTCCTAGGGTTgccccctcctcctggctcgaAG GAAGCATTGCAGGCTGAGAAGGAGCACATTATGCAAAACGGAACCCAAGCAGAGGGAAACCCTGACGACTCA AAGCATAATGGGGATGCacagggagaggaggagggacaGGCAGGTGATGAGGAAGAAGGAGAGGATGGAAGAGCAGATGATGAAGCCACTGAACTAGAAACATCaaggggagaggaagaggaggcggcGGCAGAGGAAGAAACAGATGAG GAAGCACAagaagaagaggatgaagagcaa GAGGATGAGCAGCTGCACTCACAG GAGGAAGAAGAACTACAACAGCTTGAG CAGGACCAAGATGAACAAGGCAGTGAG gaagaagaagaagatacaGAATTACAAGAG gaagaagaggaggctGAGTAG
- the LOC102229517 gene encoding SH3 domain-binding glutamic acid-rich-like protein isoform X10 — protein sequence MVIKVFLATSSGSTAIKKKQQDVVGFLEALKVEYAELDIACNEQNRMWMRQNVPEEKKPSNGIPLPPQIFNEESYCGDYDTFFDAKEDNTVYAFLGLPPPPGSKEAQEEEDEEQEEEEAE from the exons ATGGTAATCAAAGTTTTCCTCGCCACTTCCTCTGGATCGACAGCG atcaaaaagaaacagcaagaTGTGGTCGGCTTCCTGGAGGCTCTGAAAGTGGAATACGCTGAGCTGGACATCGCCTGCAACGAGCAGAACCGCATGTGGATGAGGCAAAATGTCCCAGAGGAGAAGAAGCCCTCCAACGGCATCCCACTCCCTCCACAGATTTTCAATGAGGAGAGCTACTGTGGG GattatgacacattttttgACGCAAAGGAAGACAACACGGTGTATGCTTTCCTAGGGTTgccccctcctcctggctcgaAG GAAGCACAagaagaagaggatgaagagcaa gaagaagaggaggctGAGTAG
- the LOC102229517 gene encoding SH3 domain-binding glutamic acid-rich protein isoform X2, whose protein sequence is MVIKVFLATSSGSTAIKKKQQDVVGFLEALKVEYAELDIACNEQNRMWMRQNVPEEKKPSNGIPLPPQIFNEESYCGDYDTFFDAKEDNTVYAFLGLPPPPGSKEALQAEKEHIMQNGTQAEGNPDDSVKHNGDAQGEEEGQAGDEEEGEDGRADDEATELETSRGEEEEAAAEEETDEEAQEEEDEEQEDEQLHSQEEEELQQLEDQDEQGSEEEEEDTELQEEEEEAE, encoded by the exons ATGGTAATCAAAGTTTTCCTCGCCACTTCCTCTGGATCGACAGCG atcaaaaagaaacagcaagaTGTGGTCGGCTTCCTGGAGGCTCTGAAAGTGGAATACGCTGAGCTGGACATCGCCTGCAACGAGCAGAACCGCATGTGGATGAGGCAAAATGTCCCAGAGGAGAAGAAGCCCTCCAACGGCATCCCACTCCCTCCACAGATTTTCAATGAGGAGAGCTACTGTGGG GattatgacacattttttgACGCAAAGGAAGACAACACGGTGTATGCTTTCCTAGGGTTgccccctcctcctggctcgaAG GAAGCATTGCAGGCTGAGAAGGAGCACATTATGCAAAACGGAACCCAAGCAGAGGGAAACCCTGACGACTCAGTA AAGCATAATGGGGATGCacagggagaggaggagggacaGGCAGGTGATGAGGAAGAAGGAGAGGATGGAAGAGCAGATGATGAAGCCACTGAACTAGAAACATCaaggggagaggaagaggaggcggcGGCAGAGGAAGAAACAGATGAG GAAGCACAagaagaagaggatgaagagcaa GAGGATGAGCAGCTGCACTCACAG GAGGAAGAAGAACTACAACAGCTTGAG GACCAAGATGAACAAGGCAGTGAG gaagaagaagaagatacaGAATTACAAGAG gaagaagaggaggctGAGTAG
- the LOC102228841 gene encoding non-histone chromosomal protein HMG-14A-like, translating into MGRKKATSNADAAAEPRRKSQRLSEKETPEKPQPEKTKAPPKTKKVKEAAKAEEKKEEAQAEKEVPAENGEAKAEEAAAADDQADKKEAKAEEDEKAE; encoded by the exons ATGGGACGGAAAAAG GCAACTTCCAATGCAGATGCAGCTGCAGAG CCAAGACGGAAGTCTCAAAGGTTGTCGGAG AAAGAGACCCCGGAAAAGCCACAACCAGAGAAGACAAAG GCTCCTCCTAAGACCAAGAAGGTAAAGGAGGCAGCAAAGgctgaagagaagaaagaagaagcCCAGGCAGAGAAAGAAGTTCCTGCAGAAAATGGCGAGGCCAAAGCTGAGGAG GCTGCTGCAGCAGATGATCAGGCAGACAAAAAGGAAGCCAAGGCTGAAGAGGATGAGAAAGCAGAGTAG
- the LOC102229517 gene encoding SH3 domain-binding glutamic acid-rich-like protein isoform X7 translates to MVIKVFLATSSGSTAIKKKQQDVVGFLEALKVEYAELDIACNEQNRMWMRQNVPEEKKPSNGIPLPPQIFNEESYCGDYDTFFDAKEDNTVYAFLGLPPPPGSKEALQAEKEHIMQNGTQAEGNPDDSVKHNGDAQGEEEGQAGDEEEGEDGRADDEATELETSRGEEEEAAAEEETDEEAQEEEDEEQEEEEAE, encoded by the exons ATGGTAATCAAAGTTTTCCTCGCCACTTCCTCTGGATCGACAGCG atcaaaaagaaacagcaagaTGTGGTCGGCTTCCTGGAGGCTCTGAAAGTGGAATACGCTGAGCTGGACATCGCCTGCAACGAGCAGAACCGCATGTGGATGAGGCAAAATGTCCCAGAGGAGAAGAAGCCCTCCAACGGCATCCCACTCCCTCCACAGATTTTCAATGAGGAGAGCTACTGTGGG GattatgacacattttttgACGCAAAGGAAGACAACACGGTGTATGCTTTCCTAGGGTTgccccctcctcctggctcgaAG GAAGCATTGCAGGCTGAGAAGGAGCACATTATGCAAAACGGAACCCAAGCAGAGGGAAACCCTGACGACTCAGTA AAGCATAATGGGGATGCacagggagaggaggagggacaGGCAGGTGATGAGGAAGAAGGAGAGGATGGAAGAGCAGATGATGAAGCCACTGAACTAGAAACATCaaggggagaggaagaggaggcggcGGCAGAGGAAGAAACAGATGAG GAAGCACAagaagaagaggatgaagagcaa gaagaagaggaggctGAGTAG
- the LOC102229517 gene encoding SH3 domain-binding glutamic acid-rich-like protein isoform X5 produces the protein MVIKVFLATSSGSTAIKKKQQDVVGFLEALKVEYAELDIACNEQNRMWMRQNVPEEKKPSNGIPLPPQIFNEESYCGDYDTFFDAKEDNTVYAFLGLPPPPGSKEALQAEKEHIMQNGTQAEGNPDDSVKHNGDAQGEEEGQAGDEEEGEDGRADDEATELETSRGEEEEAAAEEETDEEAQEEEDEEQEDEQLHSQEEEELQQLEEEEEAE, from the exons ATGGTAATCAAAGTTTTCCTCGCCACTTCCTCTGGATCGACAGCG atcaaaaagaaacagcaagaTGTGGTCGGCTTCCTGGAGGCTCTGAAAGTGGAATACGCTGAGCTGGACATCGCCTGCAACGAGCAGAACCGCATGTGGATGAGGCAAAATGTCCCAGAGGAGAAGAAGCCCTCCAACGGCATCCCACTCCCTCCACAGATTTTCAATGAGGAGAGCTACTGTGGG GattatgacacattttttgACGCAAAGGAAGACAACACGGTGTATGCTTTCCTAGGGTTgccccctcctcctggctcgaAG GAAGCATTGCAGGCTGAGAAGGAGCACATTATGCAAAACGGAACCCAAGCAGAGGGAAACCCTGACGACTCAGTA AAGCATAATGGGGATGCacagggagaggaggagggacaGGCAGGTGATGAGGAAGAAGGAGAGGATGGAAGAGCAGATGATGAAGCCACTGAACTAGAAACATCaaggggagaggaagaggaggcggcGGCAGAGGAAGAAACAGATGAG GAAGCACAagaagaagaggatgaagagcaa GAGGATGAGCAGCTGCACTCACAG GAGGAAGAAGAACTACAACAGCTTGAG gaagaagaggaggctGAGTAG
- the LOC102229517 gene encoding SH3 domain-binding glutamic acid-rich-like protein isoform X6: protein MVIKVFLATSSGSTAIKKKQQDVVGFLEALKVEYAELDIACNEQNRMWMRQNVPEEKKPSNGIPLPPQIFNEESYCGDYDTFFDAKEDNTVYAFLGLPPPPGSKKHNGDAQGEEEGQAGDEEEGEDGRADDEATELETSRGEEEEAAAEEETDEEAQEEEDEEQEDEQLHSQEEEELQQLEQDQDEQGSEEEEEDTELQEEEEEAE from the exons ATGGTAATCAAAGTTTTCCTCGCCACTTCCTCTGGATCGACAGCG atcaaaaagaaacagcaagaTGTGGTCGGCTTCCTGGAGGCTCTGAAAGTGGAATACGCTGAGCTGGACATCGCCTGCAACGAGCAGAACCGCATGTGGATGAGGCAAAATGTCCCAGAGGAGAAGAAGCCCTCCAACGGCATCCCACTCCCTCCACAGATTTTCAATGAGGAGAGCTACTGTGGG GattatgacacattttttgACGCAAAGGAAGACAACACGGTGTATGCTTTCCTAGGGTTgccccctcctcctggctcgaAG AAGCATAATGGGGATGCacagggagaggaggagggacaGGCAGGTGATGAGGAAGAAGGAGAGGATGGAAGAGCAGATGATGAAGCCACTGAACTAGAAACATCaaggggagaggaagaggaggcggcGGCAGAGGAAGAAACAGATGAG GAAGCACAagaagaagaggatgaagagcaa GAGGATGAGCAGCTGCACTCACAG GAGGAAGAAGAACTACAACAGCTTGAG CAGGACCAAGATGAACAAGGCAGTGAG gaagaagaagaagatacaGAATTACAAGAG gaagaagaggaggctGAGTAG
- the LOC102229517 gene encoding SH3 domain-binding glutamic acid-rich-like protein isoform X8: MVIKVFLATSSGSTAIKKKQQDVVGFLEALKVEYAELDIACNEQNRMWMRQNVPEEKKPSNGIPLPPQIFNEESYCGDYDTFFDAKEDNTVYAFLGLPPPPGSKEAQEEEDEEQEDEQLHSQEEEELQQLEQDQDEQGSEEEEEDTELQEEEEEAE, encoded by the exons ATGGTAATCAAAGTTTTCCTCGCCACTTCCTCTGGATCGACAGCG atcaaaaagaaacagcaagaTGTGGTCGGCTTCCTGGAGGCTCTGAAAGTGGAATACGCTGAGCTGGACATCGCCTGCAACGAGCAGAACCGCATGTGGATGAGGCAAAATGTCCCAGAGGAGAAGAAGCCCTCCAACGGCATCCCACTCCCTCCACAGATTTTCAATGAGGAGAGCTACTGTGGG GattatgacacattttttgACGCAAAGGAAGACAACACGGTGTATGCTTTCCTAGGGTTgccccctcctcctggctcgaAG GAAGCACAagaagaagaggatgaagagcaa GAGGATGAGCAGCTGCACTCACAG GAGGAAGAAGAACTACAACAGCTTGAG CAGGACCAAGATGAACAAGGCAGTGAG gaagaagaagaagatacaGAATTACAAGAG gaagaagaggaggctGAGTAG
- the LOC102229517 gene encoding SH3 domain-binding glutamic acid-rich-like protein isoform X9, which translates to MVIKVFLATSSGSTAIKKKQQDVVGFLEALKVEYAELDIACNEQNRMWMRQNVPEEKKPSNGIPLPPQIFNEESYCGDYDTFFDAKEDNTVYAFLGLPPPPGSKEAQEEEDEEQEEEEDTELQEEEEEAE; encoded by the exons ATGGTAATCAAAGTTTTCCTCGCCACTTCCTCTGGATCGACAGCG atcaaaaagaaacagcaagaTGTGGTCGGCTTCCTGGAGGCTCTGAAAGTGGAATACGCTGAGCTGGACATCGCCTGCAACGAGCAGAACCGCATGTGGATGAGGCAAAATGTCCCAGAGGAGAAGAAGCCCTCCAACGGCATCCCACTCCCTCCACAGATTTTCAATGAGGAGAGCTACTGTGGG GattatgacacattttttgACGCAAAGGAAGACAACACGGTGTATGCTTTCCTAGGGTTgccccctcctcctggctcgaAG GAAGCACAagaagaagaggatgaagagcaa gaagaagaagaagatacaGAATTACAAGAG gaagaagaggaggctGAGTAG
- the LOC102229100 gene encoding tail-anchored protein insertion receptor WRB: MATGCAWFLVLGSVFLCNLMKILLPSISSFLTKMVQKDAEQESEMRTEIQQMKKEQSSISMMDEFARYARLERKINKTTDKLKTHVQSRTAQQAKMKWVVNIVFYILQAALMVSLIWKYYSDPVTVVPSKWIAPVERLVAFPTGVAGGVGITCWLVVCNKVITLGLSAIS, encoded by the exons ATGGCGACAGGCTGCGCTTGGTTCCTGGTGCTGGGCTCCGTGTTTCTCTGCAATCTCATGAAAATACTCCTGCCTAGCATTTCATCTTTC ctgACAAAGATGGTGCAGAAAGATGCCGAGCAGGAGAGTGAGATGAGGACTGAAATCCAGCAGATGAAGAAGGAGCAGTCCTCCATAAGCATGATGGATGAGTTTGCAAGATATGCCAGGCTGGAGCgtaaaattaacaaaactaCAGATAAGCTTAAGACACATG TGCAGTCGAGAACCGCTCAACAAGCCAAAATGAAATGGGTTGTGAACATTGTCTTTTACATACTGCAG GCTGCTCTGATGGTCTCACTGATATGGAAGTATTACTCTGATCCAGTGACTGTGGTCCCCAGTAAATGGATCGCTCCTGTGGAGCGACTAGTGGCTTTCCCAACAGGAGTGGCAG GTGGTGTGGGAATCACTTGCTGGCTGGTGGTTTGCAACAAAGTAATCACACTGGGCCTCAGTGCCATCAGTTAG
- the LOC102229517 gene encoding SH3 domain-binding glutamic acid-rich protein isoform X1 produces MVIKVFLATSSGSTAIKKKQQDVVGFLEALKVEYAELDIACNEQNRMWMRQNVPEEKKPSNGIPLPPQIFNEESYCGDYDTFFDAKEDNTVYAFLGLPPPPGSKEALQAEKEHIMQNGTQAEGNPDDSVKHNGDAQGEEEGQAGDEEEGEDGRADDEATELETSRGEEEEAAAEEETDEEAQEEEDEEQEDEQLHSQEEEELQQLEQDQDEQGSEEEEEDTELQEEEEEAE; encoded by the exons ATGGTAATCAAAGTTTTCCTCGCCACTTCCTCTGGATCGACAGCG atcaaaaagaaacagcaagaTGTGGTCGGCTTCCTGGAGGCTCTGAAAGTGGAATACGCTGAGCTGGACATCGCCTGCAACGAGCAGAACCGCATGTGGATGAGGCAAAATGTCCCAGAGGAGAAGAAGCCCTCCAACGGCATCCCACTCCCTCCACAGATTTTCAATGAGGAGAGCTACTGTGGG GattatgacacattttttgACGCAAAGGAAGACAACACGGTGTATGCTTTCCTAGGGTTgccccctcctcctggctcgaAG GAAGCATTGCAGGCTGAGAAGGAGCACATTATGCAAAACGGAACCCAAGCAGAGGGAAACCCTGACGACTCAGTA AAGCATAATGGGGATGCacagggagaggaggagggacaGGCAGGTGATGAGGAAGAAGGAGAGGATGGAAGAGCAGATGATGAAGCCACTGAACTAGAAACATCaaggggagaggaagaggaggcggcGGCAGAGGAAGAAACAGATGAG GAAGCACAagaagaagaggatgaagagcaa GAGGATGAGCAGCTGCACTCACAG GAGGAAGAAGAACTACAACAGCTTGAG CAGGACCAAGATGAACAAGGCAGTGAG gaagaagaagaagatacaGAATTACAAGAG gaagaagaggaggctGAGTAG
- the LOC111612000 gene encoding lebercilin-like protein encodes MKHEILKMPPIRTLQGFKSVNQAPNMNCIWALKSQVWDLQQQLSEAKTENKLLKKVQHRHMVAQQHFRDSNDGISQILAKHNNETKALQGLLRETRVSRDNLGRQLQATERKLLSMKDTLQHLQQLSQDQSLLEREELTLKLACATTQLEDRDRKIQNMERTLELYQESFKRQIDSEQRKLREARRASVCLQEHIHQLTKELQVSMK; translated from the exons atgaagCATGAAATCCTGAAGATGCCTCCAATCCGTACTCTGCAAGGTTTCAAGTCAGTGAACCAAGCCCCCAACATGAACTGCATCTGGGCGCTGAAGAGCCAGGTTTGggatctgcagcagcagctcagtgaAGCCAAGACTGAGAACAAACTGCTGAAGAAAGTCCAGCACCGCCACATGGTGGCGCAGCAGCACTTCAGAGACTCAAATGACGGCATCTCCCAG ATTTTAGCCAAGCACAACAATGAAACCAAAGCTCTTCAGGGTTTGCTCCGTGAAACCCGCGTGTCCCGTGACAACCTGGGCAGGCAGCTGCAGGCCACGGAAAGAAAGCTGCTCAGCATGAAGGACACTCTACAGCACCTGCAGCAGCTCAGCCAGGACCAGAGTCTACTGGAGAGGGAGGAGCTCACCCTGAAGCTGGCCTGTGCCACTACACAGCTGGAGGACAGGGATCGGAAGATACAG AACATGGAGAGAACCCTTGAGTTGTACCAAGAATCATTCAAACGCCAAATAGACTCCGAACAAAGAAAGCTCAGAGAGGCAAGAAGAGCATCTGTCTGTCTGCAAGAACACATCCACCAGCTGACCAAAGAGCTTCAGGTGAGCATGAAATGA
- the LOC102229517 gene encoding SH3 domain-binding glutamic acid-rich-like protein isoform X4, whose amino-acid sequence MVIKVFLATSSGSTAIKKKQQDVVGFLEALKVEYAELDIACNEQNRMWMRQNVPEEKKPSNGIPLPPQIFNEESYCGDYDTFFDAKEDNTVYAFLGLPPPPGSKEALQAEKEHIMQNGTQAEGNPDDSVKHNGDAQGEEEGQAGDEEEGEDGRADDEATELETSRGEEEEAAAEEETDEEAQEEEDEEQEDEQLHSQEEEELQQLEEEEEDTELQEEEEEAE is encoded by the exons ATGGTAATCAAAGTTTTCCTCGCCACTTCCTCTGGATCGACAGCG atcaaaaagaaacagcaagaTGTGGTCGGCTTCCTGGAGGCTCTGAAAGTGGAATACGCTGAGCTGGACATCGCCTGCAACGAGCAGAACCGCATGTGGATGAGGCAAAATGTCCCAGAGGAGAAGAAGCCCTCCAACGGCATCCCACTCCCTCCACAGATTTTCAATGAGGAGAGCTACTGTGGG GattatgacacattttttgACGCAAAGGAAGACAACACGGTGTATGCTTTCCTAGGGTTgccccctcctcctggctcgaAG GAAGCATTGCAGGCTGAGAAGGAGCACATTATGCAAAACGGAACCCAAGCAGAGGGAAACCCTGACGACTCAGTA AAGCATAATGGGGATGCacagggagaggaggagggacaGGCAGGTGATGAGGAAGAAGGAGAGGATGGAAGAGCAGATGATGAAGCCACTGAACTAGAAACATCaaggggagaggaagaggaggcggcGGCAGAGGAAGAAACAGATGAG GAAGCACAagaagaagaggatgaagagcaa GAGGATGAGCAGCTGCACTCACAG GAGGAAGAAGAACTACAACAGCTTGAG gaagaagaagaagatacaGAATTACAAGAG gaagaagaggaggctGAGTAG